The Nicotiana tabacum cultivar K326 chromosome 14, ASM71507v2, whole genome shotgun sequence genome contains a region encoding:
- the LOC142168840 gene encoding uncharacterized protein LOC142168840, translated as MISASRNDWAAMHDDALWAYRTTYKTPTRASPYKLVYELASEKWLMQLNELYEFHLHTYENSKLYKEKTKLLHDNNNHNCEFELGQFVLLFNSRLRLFPWKLISRWSGLFEIVRVTPHGAIEMHIVCGETTFLVNGQRVKNYYEVDFDRQKSKVLLAND; from the exons ATGATTAGTGCAAGTAGGAATGATTGGGCTGCAATGcatgatgatgctctatgggcataCAGGACAACCTACAAAACTCCAACACGAGCCTCCCCTTACAAGCTGGTTTATG AATTAGCGAGTGAAAAATGGTTGATGCAATTGAACGAGCTTTATGAGTTTCACTTGCATACGTATGAGAATtccaagttatataaagaaaagaccaagctTTTGCATGATAATAATAACCACAATTGCGAGTTTGAACTAGGACAATTTGTTCTGTTGTTCAATTCAAGGTTGAGACTCTTTCCATGGAAACTCATATCGAGATGGTCAGGCTTGTTTGAGATAGTGAGAGTCACTCCACATGGTGCAATTGAGATGCACATCGTATGTGGCGAGACAACGTTCTTAGTGAACGGACAAAGAGTAAAGAACTATTATGAAGTTGACTTTGATCGTCAGAAGTCGAAGGTGTTACTTGCCAATGATTAG